The following DNA comes from Pseudobythopirellula maris.
CGGCTGATCAAAGAGGAGAATTACGACGAGGCGATCGAGGTCGCCCGCGAGCAGGTGGCCAACGGCGCCAACGTGATCGACGTGAACATGGACGAGGGCCTCCTCGATTCCGAGGCGGTGATGACCAAGTTCTTGCGTCTGATCGCCGGCGAGGGCGACATCGCCGCCGTGCCGGTGATGATCGACAGCAGCAAGTGGACCGTCATCGAGGCCGGCCTGCAGGCCGTGCAGGGCAAGTCGATCGTCAACTCCATCAGTCTCAAGGACGGCGAGCAGGAGTTCCTGCGCCGCGCCGCCCTCTGCCGCAGCTACGGCGCCGCGGTGGTCGTGATGGCGTTCGACGAGGAGGGCCAGGCTGCCGACGAGGACAACAAAGTCCGCATCTGCGAGCGGGCCTACAAGCTGCTCATCAAGCCTGTGGACGAAGGGGGCGCCGGGTTCAATCCCCAGGACATCATCTTCGACCCGAACATCCTCACCGTCGCGACCGGCATCGAGGAGTACAACAACTACGCGGTCGATTTCATCGAGGCGACCCGCCGCATCAAGGCGGCCTGCCCCGGCGTGAAGATCTCCGGCGGGCTCTCGAACATCAGCTTCTCGTTCCGCGGCAACGACCCGGTGCGCGAGGCGATGCACAGCGTGTTCCTGTACTACGCCATCCAGGCGGGCCTCGACATGGCGATCGTCAACGCCGGCCAGCTCGAGGTGTACGACGAGATCGAGCCGCGGCTCAAGGAGCTGGTGGAGGACGTGATCCTCAACCGCACCCCTGCCGACGGCGGCGACCCGACTGAGAAGCTCGTCGAGTTCGCCGAAACGCTCAAAGGGCAGGGGGGCAAGCAAACTGTGCAAGACGACGCCTGGCGCAGCGGCACGGTTGAGGAACGCCTCAAGCACGCCCTTGTGAAAGGCATCGTCAAGCACATCGAGGAGGACGCCGAGGAGGCCCGCCAGCAGTACGACCGCTGTTTGCACGTGATCGAGGGCCCGCTGATGGCCGGCATGAGCGTGGTGGGCGACCTGTTCGGCGCGGGCAAGATGTTCCTGCCGCAGGTCGTCAAGTCGGCCCGCGTGATGAAGAAGGCGGTCGCCTACCTCATGCCTTACATGGAAGAGGAGAAGGAGCAAGACGCCGGCGGCGAAGCGACCAGCAGCGCCCGCGGCAAGGTGCTCATGGCCACGGTGAAGGGCGACGTGCACGACATCGGCAAGAACATCGTCGGCGTGGTGCTCGGCTGCAACAACTTCGAGGTGATCGACCTGGGGGTGATGGTCGCCGCCGAGACGATCCTCGACACCGCCGCCAAGGAAGGGGTCGACCTCATTGGCCTGTCGGGCCTGATCACGCCGAGCCTCGACGAGATGGCGCTCGTGGCCAGGGAGATGGAACGCCGTGGCCTGAAGACACCGCTGCTCGTCGGCGGCGCCACGACCAGCGCCAAGCACACCGCCGTGAAGATCGCCCCCGAGTACACCGGCCTCGTGGCCCACGTGCTCGACGCCTCGCGTTCGGTCGGCGTGGTCGAGAAGCTCATCAGCCCCGACTCCCGCGAGGTCTTTGCCGAAGAGAACCGCAAGAAGCAGGCCGACCTCGTCGCCAGCTACCGCAAGCGGCAGTCGGGCACGCTCGTCCCGTTCGCCAAGGCGTGCGAGAAGCACTTCGCGACCGACTGGGCCGCGGCCGACGTGCCAACCCCTTCGTTCACCGGCGTGCGCTTGCTCGAGGACTACGACCTGGCGGAGCTGCGTGAGTGGATCGACTGGTCGCCGTTCTTCATGACCTGGGAGATGAAGGGCAAGTACCCCGCGATCTTCAAGGACCCGAACCTCGGCGTCGAAGCCAAGAAGCTCTTCGACGACGCCCAAGAGCTGCTCGACCGCCTGATCGCCGAGAAGCTGCTGCGGGCGAACGGCGTGTACGGCTTCTGGCCCGCCAACGCCGTGGGTGAAGACATCGCGCTCTACAAGGACGGGTCGCGCCAGGACGAAGTCTGCCGGCTGCACTGCCTCAGGCAGCAGTGGGAGCGCAAGGGGCAGAGCGACTTCCGCTCGTTGGCCGACTACGTCGCCCCGGCCGACAGCGGCCGCGAGGACTACGTCGGCGCGTTTGCCGTCACGGCCGGTCTGGGCTGCGACGAGATGGCCGCCGAGTTCGACGCCGACCACGACGACTACAACTCGATCTTGGTCAAAGCCTTGGCCGACCGCCTGGCCGAGGCGTTCGCCGAGCGGCTCCACGCCCGCGCCCGCAAGGAGTGGGGCTACGGCAAAGACGAAAAGCTCTCGACCGAGGAGCTGATCAAGGAACGCTACCGCGGCATCCGCCCGGCCCCCGGCTACCCTGCCCAGCCGGACCACACCGAGAAGCGGACGATCTTCGAGCTCTTGAGCGCCGAAGAGCAGGCCGGCGTCAAACTCACCGAGTCGCTCGCCATGCACCCGGCCGCGAGCGTGTGCGGCGTTTACTTCGGCCACCCGGAGGCCCGCTACTTCGCCGTCGACCGCCTGACACGCGATCAGGTCGAGGACTACGCCCAGCGCAAGGGCTGGACGCTGGCCGAGGCGCACCGCTGGCTGTCGCCGAACTTGGGGTACGATCCCTGAGTCCTGGCGCTTGGGACGCCGCAGGCTTTTGCCCTGGGGGCCTCTGCGGTAGAATCCCAACTCGCCCGAGCGAGGGCCGATCGCGTGATCGGCCGTTCCAGGGGGCTTCGACGAACAGAAAACTCGTCCCGGCTAGGGGCGTTCGAGCCCGTAGCTCAGTTGGTAGAGCATCGGACTTTTAATCCGTGGGTCGCGCGTTCGAGTCGCGCCGGGCTCATTCTGTTTGCCTTTCTCTCTGTTTGCCTTTCTCTCTGTTTGCCTTTCTCTAGGCCCGCCCCTCGAAACACGGGTGGCGCCAGCACTCGGCCGGCGGGGCGTAAGCCCCCGGTGGCAGCAAAGCCCCTCAGCGGAAAGCCCCGCAAAGGGATTTGCCCCACGCCGGGACCACGGCTTCAAGCGTCCTACTCCAAGACGAGCTCGCCATCATTGCGGCGGCCCAGGCGTTCCCAAACGATCTCTTCCACGCCAAAGGTGTAGGAGTGCACCGACCCGTCGCACAGCACCGCCTGAACGCCACCGGGGTGGGCGCTGCCGAAGCTCCGGAAGTGGGTGTCGCCCAAATCTTCATTGCTGTCGGGTTGCGGCGTGTAGAAGGTGCGATTGGAGTCAGTCGACCCGACCGGGAAATTCGAGACAAACCGCACGGTGTCCCAGTCGTAGCCGACGTACATCGAATTGTTGTCGCCCGAGTTGCGATTGGTCTCGTCCGGGTCGGTCGGGTTGAAGTTGTAGAACTTGGTCAGCAGCATCTTCTCGGCGGCGAGCAGCGTGTGGCTCGTGCCGTCGGTCACCCGCGTAAGCTTCACGCCGGTGCGTTCCGTCGCGATCCCGTCGAAGTCTTCACGGATCGCTTCGAGTTCTCGGGTGA
Coding sequences within:
- the metH gene encoding methionine synthase, which gives rise to MLLEATTDKTEQIESLLAERILILDGATGTQIQALGIGEAEVRGERFAEHHKDLKNFGDLLCVTKPEAILEIHRRYLTAGSDIIETNTFGASPVGMLDFDFAGAGHDPEALCREINAAAVRIAKQACAEFTDQNPDKPRFAAASIGPTSKQMAISTSVEEPASRDVTFDQMVDSYQMQVTALLEAGVDLLMPETVIDTLNLKACLFAIERAFAATGLRAPVMVSGTFDQGGGTFVSGQSVEAFWNAVAHFPMLSVGMNCALGPDVMRPHLEQLQRAADCWVSCHPNAGLPNEMGQFDLGPADMAKMVGEYADNGWVNIVGGCCGTGPEHIAAFADRLKEAKPHSRTTVAPRLRLSGTQPMELRPDSNFLMIGERTNVTGSRKFARLIKEENYDEAIEVAREQVANGANVIDVNMDEGLLDSEAVMTKFLRLIAGEGDIAAVPVMIDSSKWTVIEAGLQAVQGKSIVNSISLKDGEQEFLRRAALCRSYGAAVVVMAFDEEGQAADEDNKVRICERAYKLLIKPVDEGGAGFNPQDIIFDPNILTVATGIEEYNNYAVDFIEATRRIKAACPGVKISGGLSNISFSFRGNDPVREAMHSVFLYYAIQAGLDMAIVNAGQLEVYDEIEPRLKELVEDVILNRTPADGGDPTEKLVEFAETLKGQGGKQTVQDDAWRSGTVEERLKHALVKGIVKHIEEDAEEARQQYDRCLHVIEGPLMAGMSVVGDLFGAGKMFLPQVVKSARVMKKAVAYLMPYMEEEKEQDAGGEATSSARGKVLMATVKGDVHDIGKNIVGVVLGCNNFEVIDLGVMVAAETILDTAAKEGVDLIGLSGLITPSLDEMALVAREMERRGLKTPLLVGGATTSAKHTAVKIAPEYTGLVAHVLDASRSVGVVEKLISPDSREVFAEENRKKQADLVASYRKRQSGTLVPFAKACEKHFATDWAAADVPTPSFTGVRLLEDYDLAELREWIDWSPFFMTWEMKGKYPAIFKDPNLGVEAKKLFDDAQELLDRLIAEKLLRANGVYGFWPANAVGEDIALYKDGSRQDEVCRLHCLRQQWERKGQSDFRSLADYVAPADSGREDYVGAFAVTAGLGCDEMAAEFDADHDDYNSILVKALADRLAEAFAERLHARARKEWGYGKDEKLSTEELIKERYRGIRPAPGYPAQPDHTEKRTIFELLSAEEQAGVKLTESLAMHPAASVCGVYFGHPEARYFAVDRLTRDQVEDYAQRKGWTLAEAHRWLSPNLGYDP